One window of the Eriocheir sinensis breed Jianghai 21 chromosome 59, ASM2467909v1, whole genome shotgun sequence genome contains the following:
- the LOC126985350 gene encoding piggyBac transposable element-derived protein 4-like isoform X1 has product MDRKVLQTSAETRRAIVTLHTRGLSNAEVARQLGVSTRTVWLWVRRYRSTASLKDSPRAGRPRGTTPRQDRVIAEAIKADPFTTAVDIKQEHNLPCSVQTIRNRMHALRRTSHAPVKPGHTKDKPTGASIETAPPCPPPLLSFPASSSLTEALTTPVKKEFDSDAETSPSPSNSSSSITSSSWTVPHSQKRGEEGAPNCRISRIDNEIASVKAEPLCEDRPEWATVWIKKEEEDNDYKVEVEDEAVEAEYTAVTPTDAQGINGCTSGSGRTLNNSERRPVSPSADRRRKCPRLAPPEADFPWQKATATASPQQALEAAPPQGIPLVHSPEEVCPSPASPAVLLSDTEDQHSIVLLDPARESPTHIHSDSEESEGSELHPEGSEAFPFRDIFLDSDSSSIESEDEEARAGPPPPGEIVNVMWNWVKGDFVPDLFPFDASGSGVSSKVKITEGSSELDCFMHFFDTPIMGLISRETNKQYHFITKKQNLLYVNGWQDVTLNELYLFLGLCMAMPHISNGDKSDFWSSLPGIQAPFLFRFMPEARYKIIAKMLHFSSNSVRLKDPLAKIRPVYKHLKKRFKEVLHPFRNIVIDESQLLFKSRLAFRHSIPTKEHDYEAKTYVLCDCKTGFIMDFLIYSSRATEGASHDPHGTSGAIVKRLLEPLYGRGHTLFVGGWCTSAPLFHYLLTKRVGACGIMKADCRYCPQFEYVPRGSNVQYHANNVLAVRWHHRTKKKHLLSTVHGCDGSKVNKPQPFTDFISNTKRLGISDTQIFFAEMKEVKWYKKLFYHLLDIAILNSYILFVLKTGTRPLYQTFHRRLIRQIFERFGGEAEKPKLKPLSDESLPLRFLLSKGHFARLLIEKEDKKEVQKSCYVCANTTRRPKKQKATCYYCSVCEIPLCIVPCFEKYHTIKEF; this is encoded by the exons ATGGACCGCAAGGTGCTGCAGACCTCCGCCGAGACGCGCCGGGCCATCGTCACCCTGCACACCCGCGGACTGAGCAACGCCGAGGTAGCGAGGCAGCTAGGGGTGAGCACCCGCACCGTGTGGCTGTGGGTGCGGCGCTACAGGTCCACCGCCAGCCTGAAGGACTCCcccagggcggggcggccgcgcGGCACCACGCCCCGCCAGGACAGGGTCATCGCGGAGGCCATCAAG GCTGACCCGTTCACCACGGCTGTCGACATCAAGCAGGAGCACAACCTCCCCTGCTCCGTCCAGACCATCAGGAACAGGATGCACGCCCTCAGGAGGACCAGCCATGCCCCCGTCAAGCCTGGTCACACCAag GACAAGCCAACAGGCGCATCAATAGAGACAGCCCCACCCTGCccccctccactcctttctttccctgcctcATCCAGCCTCACAGAAGCTCTTACAACCCCTGTCAAGAAAGAGTTTGACAGTGATGCAGAAACTTCACCTTCTCCCAGTAATTCATCGTCCTCTATCACATCCTCCTCCTGGACTGTCCCCCATTCccagaaaagaggggaagagggtgccCCAAATTGTAGGATAAGCAG gATAGACAATGAGATAGCGAGTGTGAAGGCTGAGCCCCTGTGTGAAGACAGGCCAGAATGGGCAACAGTATggattaaaaaggaggaggaagataacgactataaggtggaggtggaagatgaagcaGTGGAAGCAGAGTACACAGCTGTCACACCTACTGATGCTCAAGGAATTAATGG ATGCACCTCGGGCAGCGGACGGACACTCAACAACAGTGAAAGGCGCCCAGTCAGTCCCTCCGCAGACAGGAGACGGAAATGTCCACGTCTGGCCCCGCCTGAAGCTGACTTCCCCTGGCAGAAGGCAACAGCCACAGCCTCCCCCCAGCAAGCCTTGGAAGCTGCACCACCACAGGGCATCCCTCTTGTGCACTCCCCTGAAGAGGTGTGTCCCTCCCCTGCCTCACCTGCAGTGCTTCTCTCAGATACAGAAGATCAGCATTCCATTGTTCTTTTAGATCCTGCAAGGGAATCCCCCACACACATCCATTCTGACTCAGAGGAAAGTGAGGGTTCAGAGTTGCATCCTGAGGGGTCTGAAGCCTTTCCCTTCAGGGACATCTTCTTAGACAGTGACTCCTCCAGCATTGAGTCTGAGGATGAGGAGGCCAGGGCAGGCCCTCCACCCCCAGGGGAAATAGTAAATGTAATGTGGAACTGGGTGAAGGGAGACTTTGTTCCTGATCTTTTTCCATTTGATGCCTCTGGCAGTGGTGTTTCAAGTAAGGTGAAGATCACCGAAGGGAGCTCAGAACTCGACTGTTTTATGCATTTCTTTGACACACCTATAATGGGTCTGATCAGCCGGGAGACCAATAAGCAGTATCACTttattacaaaaaaacaaaatttgTTATATGTGAATGGGTGGCAGGATGTTACCTTGAATGAGCTTTACTTGTTCCTGGGCCTCTGCATGGCCATGCCACACATCAGTAATGGGGACAAGAGTGATTTCTGGTCCTCACTCCCTGGCATCCAGGCGCCCTTCCTCTTCAGGTTCATGCCGGAGGCCCGCTACAAAATAATTGCCAAGATGCTTCACTTCTCCAGCAACTCTGTCCGCCTCAAGGATCCTCTGGCCAAGATAAGACCCGTCTACAAACACCTGAAGAAGAGGTTCAAGGAAGTCCTTCATCCCTTCAGGAACATTGTGATTGATGAGAGTCAATTGTTGTTCAAGAGTAGACTTGCATTCCGCCATTCCATCCCAACCAAGGAACACGATTATGAGGCCAAGACCTACGTCCTGTGCGACTGCAAGACTGGCTTCATCATGGACTTCCTTATTTACTCCAGCAGAGCAACCGAAGGAGCCAGCCACGACCCGCATGGCACATCAGGGGCCATAGTGAAGCGGCTGTTGGAGCCTCTGTACGGGAGGGGACACACCCTGTTCGTGGGCGGCTGGTGCACGAGTGCACCGCTGTTCCACTACCTCCTCACAAAGAGAGTTGGTGCCTGTGGGATAATGAAGGCCGACTGCAGATATTGTCCACAGTTTGAATATGTGCCTCGAGGGTCAAATGTCCAGTACCATGCCAATAATGTTCTTGCGGTAAGGTGGCATCATAGGACTAAAAAGAAGCATCTTCTAAGCACCGTGCATGGATGTGATGGATCCAAAGTAAATAAGCCGCAGCCATTCACAGACTTCATCAGCAACACCAAGCGGCTTGGGATTTCAGACACACAGATCTTCTTCGCAGAGATGAAGGAGGTGAAGTGGTACAAGAAGCTGTTCTATCACCTGCTGGACATCGCCATCCTCAACTCCTACATACTCTTTGTCCTGAAGACTGGAACAAGACCGCTGTATCAGACCTTCCACCGACGGCTTATCAGGCAGATATTTGAGAGGTTTGGGGGTGAGGCGGAGAAGCCCAAACTGAAGCCACTGAGCGACGAGAGCCTTCCATTACGGTTCCTGCTCTCCAAAGGCCATTTCGCTCGGCTGCTCattgaaaaggaagacaagaaggaggtTCAGAAGAGCTGTTACGTCTGTGCCAACACCACACGCAGGCCCAAGAAACAAAAGGCCACGTGTTACTACTGTTCGGTGTGCGAGATCCCGCTGTGCATCGTTCCCTGCTTTGAAAAGTACCACACCATCAAGGAGTTCTAA
- the LOC126985350 gene encoding piggyBac transposable element-derived protein 4-like isoform X2, which yields MHALRRTSHAPVKPGHTKDKPTGASIETAPPCPPPLLSFPASSSLTEALTTPVKKEFDSDAETSPSPSNSSSSITSSSWTVPHSQKRGEEGAPNCRISRIDNEIASVKAEPLCEDRPEWATVWIKKEEEDNDYKVEVEDEAVEAEYTAVTPTDAQGINGCTSGSGRTLNNSERRPVSPSADRRRKCPRLAPPEADFPWQKATATASPQQALEAAPPQGIPLVHSPEEVCPSPASPAVLLSDTEDQHSIVLLDPARESPTHIHSDSEESEGSELHPEGSEAFPFRDIFLDSDSSSIESEDEEARAGPPPPGEIVNVMWNWVKGDFVPDLFPFDASGSGVSSKVKITEGSSELDCFMHFFDTPIMGLISRETNKQYHFITKKQNLLYVNGWQDVTLNELYLFLGLCMAMPHISNGDKSDFWSSLPGIQAPFLFRFMPEARYKIIAKMLHFSSNSVRLKDPLAKIRPVYKHLKKRFKEVLHPFRNIVIDESQLLFKSRLAFRHSIPTKEHDYEAKTYVLCDCKTGFIMDFLIYSSRATEGASHDPHGTSGAIVKRLLEPLYGRGHTLFVGGWCTSAPLFHYLLTKRVGACGIMKADCRYCPQFEYVPRGSNVQYHANNVLAVRWHHRTKKKHLLSTVHGCDGSKVNKPQPFTDFISNTKRLGISDTQIFFAEMKEVKWYKKLFYHLLDIAILNSYILFVLKTGTRPLYQTFHRRLIRQIFERFGGEAEKPKLKPLSDESLPLRFLLSKGHFARLLIEKEDKKEVQKSCYVCANTTRRPKKQKATCYYCSVCEIPLCIVPCFEKYHTIKEF from the exons ATGCACGCCCTCAGGAGGACCAGCCATGCCCCCGTCAAGCCTGGTCACACCAag GACAAGCCAACAGGCGCATCAATAGAGACAGCCCCACCCTGCccccctccactcctttctttccctgcctcATCCAGCCTCACAGAAGCTCTTACAACCCCTGTCAAGAAAGAGTTTGACAGTGATGCAGAAACTTCACCTTCTCCCAGTAATTCATCGTCCTCTATCACATCCTCCTCCTGGACTGTCCCCCATTCccagaaaagaggggaagagggtgccCCAAATTGTAGGATAAGCAG gATAGACAATGAGATAGCGAGTGTGAAGGCTGAGCCCCTGTGTGAAGACAGGCCAGAATGGGCAACAGTATggattaaaaaggaggaggaagataacgactataaggtggaggtggaagatgaagcaGTGGAAGCAGAGTACACAGCTGTCACACCTACTGATGCTCAAGGAATTAATGG ATGCACCTCGGGCAGCGGACGGACACTCAACAACAGTGAAAGGCGCCCAGTCAGTCCCTCCGCAGACAGGAGACGGAAATGTCCACGTCTGGCCCCGCCTGAAGCTGACTTCCCCTGGCAGAAGGCAACAGCCACAGCCTCCCCCCAGCAAGCCTTGGAAGCTGCACCACCACAGGGCATCCCTCTTGTGCACTCCCCTGAAGAGGTGTGTCCCTCCCCTGCCTCACCTGCAGTGCTTCTCTCAGATACAGAAGATCAGCATTCCATTGTTCTTTTAGATCCTGCAAGGGAATCCCCCACACACATCCATTCTGACTCAGAGGAAAGTGAGGGTTCAGAGTTGCATCCTGAGGGGTCTGAAGCCTTTCCCTTCAGGGACATCTTCTTAGACAGTGACTCCTCCAGCATTGAGTCTGAGGATGAGGAGGCCAGGGCAGGCCCTCCACCCCCAGGGGAAATAGTAAATGTAATGTGGAACTGGGTGAAGGGAGACTTTGTTCCTGATCTTTTTCCATTTGATGCCTCTGGCAGTGGTGTTTCAAGTAAGGTGAAGATCACCGAAGGGAGCTCAGAACTCGACTGTTTTATGCATTTCTTTGACACACCTATAATGGGTCTGATCAGCCGGGAGACCAATAAGCAGTATCACTttattacaaaaaaacaaaatttgTTATATGTGAATGGGTGGCAGGATGTTACCTTGAATGAGCTTTACTTGTTCCTGGGCCTCTGCATGGCCATGCCACACATCAGTAATGGGGACAAGAGTGATTTCTGGTCCTCACTCCCTGGCATCCAGGCGCCCTTCCTCTTCAGGTTCATGCCGGAGGCCCGCTACAAAATAATTGCCAAGATGCTTCACTTCTCCAGCAACTCTGTCCGCCTCAAGGATCCTCTGGCCAAGATAAGACCCGTCTACAAACACCTGAAGAAGAGGTTCAAGGAAGTCCTTCATCCCTTCAGGAACATTGTGATTGATGAGAGTCAATTGTTGTTCAAGAGTAGACTTGCATTCCGCCATTCCATCCCAACCAAGGAACACGATTATGAGGCCAAGACCTACGTCCTGTGCGACTGCAAGACTGGCTTCATCATGGACTTCCTTATTTACTCCAGCAGAGCAACCGAAGGAGCCAGCCACGACCCGCATGGCACATCAGGGGCCATAGTGAAGCGGCTGTTGGAGCCTCTGTACGGGAGGGGACACACCCTGTTCGTGGGCGGCTGGTGCACGAGTGCACCGCTGTTCCACTACCTCCTCACAAAGAGAGTTGGTGCCTGTGGGATAATGAAGGCCGACTGCAGATATTGTCCACAGTTTGAATATGTGCCTCGAGGGTCAAATGTCCAGTACCATGCCAATAATGTTCTTGCGGTAAGGTGGCATCATAGGACTAAAAAGAAGCATCTTCTAAGCACCGTGCATGGATGTGATGGATCCAAAGTAAATAAGCCGCAGCCATTCACAGACTTCATCAGCAACACCAAGCGGCTTGGGATTTCAGACACACAGATCTTCTTCGCAGAGATGAAGGAGGTGAAGTGGTACAAGAAGCTGTTCTATCACCTGCTGGACATCGCCATCCTCAACTCCTACATACTCTTTGTCCTGAAGACTGGAACAAGACCGCTGTATCAGACCTTCCACCGACGGCTTATCAGGCAGATATTTGAGAGGTTTGGGGGTGAGGCGGAGAAGCCCAAACTGAAGCCACTGAGCGACGAGAGCCTTCCATTACGGTTCCTGCTCTCCAAAGGCCATTTCGCTCGGCTGCTCattgaaaaggaagacaagaaggaggtTCAGAAGAGCTGTTACGTCTGTGCCAACACCACACGCAGGCCCAAGAAACAAAAGGCCACGTGTTACTACTGTTCGGTGTGCGAGATCCCGCTGTGCATCGTTCCCTGCTTTGAAAAGTACCACACCATCAAGGAGTTCTAA